The proteins below come from a single Acidobacteriota bacterium genomic window:
- a CDS encoding IS110 family transposase: MTVYIGVDFHPYEQTVAYCDERDGEVRYRQFLHSDKQSLKAFYRKFGDEVVVGVEATGCLWWFEKLLFENGIKVKIGDPRLIRRAALSRHKNDFRDAETILDLLVNGSFPEITPRSERSREMLTMLNHRHFLVKKRTSIANTLQAFARSKGLDKFRLQTLKRQKELLDAVSTDMERLIVISRFSLYNELSKEIAAFDAKLAEEADKDAKTRLLMTHPGIGVVTALALIHTLGDVRRFRRKEEVVAFVGLDPLEKSSGEKRRIGSISKHGSRLTRHLLGQAAQTCRDHGIKAHYLQVSRRRGRPKAKSRSGPQTAHQLLRHAS; this comes from the coding sequence ATGACAGTATACATCGGGGTTGATTTTCACCCATACGAGCAGACGGTTGCTTATTGTGACGAGAGGGATGGAGAGGTGCGGTATCGGCAGTTTCTGCATTCGGACAAGCAGTCTTTGAAGGCGTTTTATCGCAAGTTTGGAGACGAGGTGGTTGTCGGGGTAGAGGCGACGGGTTGTTTGTGGTGGTTTGAAAAGCTGCTCTTTGAAAACGGAATAAAGGTAAAGATAGGTGATCCGAGGCTGATCAGGCGAGCTGCGTTGTCGCGACACAAGAACGACTTTCGTGATGCGGAGACGATCCTGGATCTCCTGGTGAACGGCTCGTTTCCCGAGATCACGCCGAGGAGCGAGCGGAGCCGCGAGATGCTCACGATGCTCAATCATCGGCATTTTCTGGTGAAGAAGCGTACATCGATCGCAAACACGCTACAGGCGTTCGCTCGATCGAAGGGGCTCGATAAGTTTCGGCTTCAGACACTTAAACGGCAGAAAGAGCTTCTCGATGCGGTTTCGACCGATATGGAGCGGCTCATCGTCATATCGCGGTTTTCTTTATACAACGAATTGTCTAAAGAGATAGCGGCCTTTGACGCGAAACTTGCGGAGGAGGCGGATAAAGATGCAAAGACGCGCCTTCTGATGACGCATCCGGGCATCGGAGTGGTCACCGCTCTGGCACTCATTCACACACTAGGCGACGTCCGCCGCTTTCGACGCAAGGAAGAGGTAGTCGCGTTCGTAGGACTGGACCCGCTGGAGAAAAGCTCCGGCGAGAAGAGACGAATAGGCTCGATCAGCAAGCATGGCTCGCGACTCACGAGGCATCTGCTCGGTCAGGCCGCCCAGACGTGCCGCGATCATGGGATCAAGGCACATTACTTGCAAGTTAGCCGTCGACGCGGCCGCCCGAAAGCAAAAAGTCGCAGCGGCCCGCAAACTGCTCATCAACTGTTACGTCATGCTTCGTGA